Proteins from a single region of Puntigrus tetrazona isolate hp1 chromosome 2, ASM1883169v1, whole genome shotgun sequence:
- the zzz3 gene encoding ZZ-type zinc finger-containing protein 3 isoform X1, producing MAASRSSRVTRSSVGINGLDENFCGRTLRNRSIAQPEESSPPPVPRARSPKKKQDCQQHQQTGAQVGKVAENKAEGEPVPSYGKRGLPSSEKDESDKSDNCERPRAGGGPEASPALKRAKRCPRSGESQGVEEEPSLKPESPDPAAPKENDEGAKTNVSSDPPLSLDKEAEQKQDGPVVEIASPPQAGENVKATNGLAELHKEDSEAAALPPEPCASPATLNNSPSLLNGSQAAPSSPDPIVPCSSPHPKQANESDSPQIDCERNCTTEEAAEAVLSREPEMEVEVDVVGDAAQAQDELAREESTNGGFQADPQDPSDNCSNISGETVVLTASQLPAEPPSFTEPQEHRYTLRTSPRRAAFGSGLKASSPKPSSPHIDNGSLKEESTPVPLSSEDTSHKDLHHHALGFSSKADNELSEKAGVSGEVGVSDSRVSRSTKELLATQAEEDEEEEEDPDVYYFESDHLALKHNKDYQRLLQTISVLEAQRTQAILDLETLARHQKEALSDPIVFVDQLQKRVEMGLPRPQRVVQLPDIAWDQYTSGRGDFEREFCDKKRKTRQLQLIFDKVGLPARPKSPVDSKKEGDSSSVYSSSLPSSDGPEHSMSSSRAQMIRGRLYNQNKPDTFNQLWTVEEQKKLEQLLLKFPPEEVESKRWQKIADELGNRTAKQVASRVQKYFIKLTKAGIPVPGRTPNVCMYSKKASSKRQHHLNKHLYRPSTFLTSYEPPVYMDDEDERSHFFNSLQDNGADDSDEEGVPVELRHLPEYKELLELKKLKKQKLQEIQAESALTQHVGYKCDMCGMEPIQGVRWHCQDCPQDNAVDFCSSCSDCLFKTETHKPTHRLEPVCQAETFLDKDYCLPQSTGYNYLDPNYFPANR from the exons ATGGCCGCATCCCGCTCTTCGCGCGTCACAAGATCATCAGTGGGGATAAATGGATTGGATGAGAACTTTTGTGGTCGAACCCTCAGGAACCGCAGCATCGCCCAGCCGGAAGAGAGCTCTCCGCCTCCTGTGCCCAGAGCCCGCTCACCCAAGAAGAAGCAGGACTGTCAGCAGCACCAGCAGACCGGAGCACAGGTCGGAAAGGTAGCCGAGAACAAGGCAGAGGGTGAACCGGTGCCATCCTACGGAAAGCGAGGCTTGCCGAGCTCCGAGAAGGACGAGTCGGATAAATCGGACAACTGCGAGCGTCCTAGGGCCGGGGGTGGGCCAGAAGCCTCCCCAGCCCTGAAGAGGGCCAAGCGCTGCCCTCGCTCAGGTGAATCGCAGGGGGTTGAGGAGGAACCTTCTCTCAAACCAGAGAGCCCTGATCCCGCTGCCCCGAAGGAAAATGACGAGGGCGCCAAAACAAACGTGTCCTCGGACCCTCCGCTCAGCCTCGACAAAGAGGCAGAGCAGAAACAGGATGGCCCGGTGGTGGAGATCGCCTCTCCGCCGCAGGCCGGCGAGAACGTCAAGGCCACCAACGGCCTTGCTGAACTCCATAAGGAGGACTCAGAAGCTGCAGCCTTACCCCCGGAGCCCTGTGCCTCCCCTGCCACGCTTAACAACAGTCCTTCACTGTTAAATGGCAGCCAGGCTGCACCCTCATCTCCCGACCCTATCGTGCCTTGTAGTTCCCCTCATCCCAAGCAAGCCAATGAGTCCGACAGCCCTCAGATTGACTGTGAGAGAAACTGCACGACCGAGGAAGCTGCCGAGGCCGTGCTGTCCCGGGAACCCGAGATGGAGGTAGAGGTGGACGTTGTTGGGGATGCCGCCCAGGCTCAGGACGAGCTCGCAAGAGAGGAGAGCACCAACGGCGGCTTTCAGGCTGATCCGCAGGACCCTTCTGATAACTGCTCGAATATCTCAGGAGAAACGGTGGTGCTGACTGCCTCCCAGCTGCCTGCGGAGCCCCCCTCCTTCACAGAGCCTCAAGAACACAGATACACCCTGAGGACTTCACCGCGCCGCGCTGCCTTTGGTAGTGGGCTCAAAGCCAGCTCCCCCAAACCCAGTTCCCCGCACATAGACAATGGTTCGCTGAAGGAGGAGTCCACGCCGGTTCCTCTTTCCTCTGAGGACACCAGCCATAAAGACCTTCACCATCATGCACTGGGGTTTTCTAGCAAGGCAGACAATGAACTCTCAGAGAAAGCAGGGGTCAGTGGAGAGGTCGGAGTGTCAGATAGTAGAGTTTCGAGATCCACCAAAGAGCTGCTGGCCACTCAGGctgaggaagatgaagaggaagaggaggatccGGATGTCTACTATTTTGAGTCTGATCACTTGGCTCTCAAACACAACAAAGA TTATCAGAGGTTGCTCCAGACCATCAGTGTACTGGAGGCCCAGCGAACCCAAGCCATCCTGGACCTGGAGACACTGGCACGGCATCAGAAGGAAGCCCTGTCTGACCCCATCGTCTTTGTGGACCAGCTACAGAAACGG GTGGAGATGGGTCTGCCTCGGCCTCAGAGAGTAGTCCAGCTCCCGGACATTGCATGGGACCAATACACCTCAGGCCGTGGTGACTTTGAACGGGAGTTCTGTGACAAGAAGCGCAAAACACGACAGTTGCAGTTAATCTTTGACAAAG TGGGGTTGCCTGCTCGACCAAAAAGTCCTGTGGATTCCAAGAAGGAGGGTGACTCCTCATCTGTCTACTCCTCCTCCCTGCCGTCAAGTGACGGTCCAGAACACAGCATGTCCAGTAGCAGAGCTCAG ATGATTAGAGGGAGGCTGTACAACCAGAACAAACCCGACACCTTCAACCAGCTGTGGACTGTTGAAGAGCAG aaaaagtTGGAGCAGCTGCTTTTAAAGTTTCCACCAGAGGAGGTTGAGTCCAAACGCTGGCAGAAGATTGCAGATGAACTTGGCAACAGGACCGCCAAACAG GTTGCTAGCAgggtacagaaatattttataaaactgaCAAAGGCTGGTATACCAGTGCCAGGCAGGACACCCAATGTGTGCATGTACAGTAAAAAG GCCTCTAGTAAGCGACAGCACCACCTCAATAAACACCTGTACAGGCCCTCGACATTCCTCACCTCGTACGAGCCGCCAGTCTACATGGATGATGAGGACGAGCGCTCCCACTTCTTCAACAGCCTCCAGGATAATGGAGCGGATGATTCG GATGAGGAAGGGGTTCCAGTGGAGCTGAGGCACCTGCCGGAGTATAAGGAGCTACTGGAGCTGAAGAAACTAAAGAAACAGAAACTACAGGAGATCCAGGCTGAGAGCGCTCTCACGCAGCACGTTGGCTATAAG TGTGACATGTGTGGCATGGAGCCCATCCAGGGAGTACGGTGGCACTGTCAGGACTGTCCGCAGGACAACGCTGTGGACTTCTGCAGTTCCTGCTCTGACTG TTTGTTCAAAACGGAGACCCACAAGCCCACACACAGACTAGAGCCGGTCTGCCAGGCCGAAACCTTCCTGGACAAAGACTACTGCTTACCG
- the zzz3 gene encoding ZZ-type zinc finger-containing protein 3 isoform X2 produces MAASRSSRVTRSSVGINGLDENFCGRTLRNRSIAQPEESSPPPVPRARSPKKKQDCQQHQQTGAQVGKVAENKAEGEPVPSYGKRGLPSSEKDESDKSDNCERPRAGGGPEASPALKRAKRCPRSGESQGVEEEPSLKPESPDPAAPKENDEGAKTNVSSDPPLSLDKEAEQKQDGPVVEIASPPQAGENVKATNGLAELHKEDSEAAALPPEPCASPATLNNSPSLLNGSQAAPSSPDPIVPCSSPHPKQANESDSPQIDCERNCTTEEAAEAVLSREPEMEVEVDVVGDAAQAQDELAREESTNGGFQADPQDPSDNCSNISGETVVLTASQLPAEPPSFTEPQEHRYTLRTSPRRAAFGSGLKASSPKPSSPHIDNGSLKEESTPVPLSSEDTSHKDLHHHALGFSSKADNELSEKAGVSGEVGVSDSRVSRSTKELLATQAEEDEEEEEDPDVYYFESDHLALKHNKDYQRLLQTISVLEAQRTQAILDLETLARHQKEALSDPIVFVDQLQKRVEMGLPRPQRVVQLPDIAWDQYTSGRGDFEREFCDKKRKTRQLQLIFDKVGLPARPKSPVDSKKEGDSSSVYSSSLPSSDGPEHSMSSSRAQMIRGRLYNQNKPDTFNQLWTVEEQVASRVQKYFIKLTKAGIPVPGRTPNVCMYSKKASSKRQHHLNKHLYRPSTFLTSYEPPVYMDDEDERSHFFNSLQDNGADDSDEEGVPVELRHLPEYKELLELKKLKKQKLQEIQAESALTQHVGYKCDMCGMEPIQGVRWHCQDCPQDNAVDFCSSCSDCLFKTETHKPTHRLEPVCQAETFLDKDYCLPQSTGYNYLDPNYFPANR; encoded by the exons ATGGCCGCATCCCGCTCTTCGCGCGTCACAAGATCATCAGTGGGGATAAATGGATTGGATGAGAACTTTTGTGGTCGAACCCTCAGGAACCGCAGCATCGCCCAGCCGGAAGAGAGCTCTCCGCCTCCTGTGCCCAGAGCCCGCTCACCCAAGAAGAAGCAGGACTGTCAGCAGCACCAGCAGACCGGAGCACAGGTCGGAAAGGTAGCCGAGAACAAGGCAGAGGGTGAACCGGTGCCATCCTACGGAAAGCGAGGCTTGCCGAGCTCCGAGAAGGACGAGTCGGATAAATCGGACAACTGCGAGCGTCCTAGGGCCGGGGGTGGGCCAGAAGCCTCCCCAGCCCTGAAGAGGGCCAAGCGCTGCCCTCGCTCAGGTGAATCGCAGGGGGTTGAGGAGGAACCTTCTCTCAAACCAGAGAGCCCTGATCCCGCTGCCCCGAAGGAAAATGACGAGGGCGCCAAAACAAACGTGTCCTCGGACCCTCCGCTCAGCCTCGACAAAGAGGCAGAGCAGAAACAGGATGGCCCGGTGGTGGAGATCGCCTCTCCGCCGCAGGCCGGCGAGAACGTCAAGGCCACCAACGGCCTTGCTGAACTCCATAAGGAGGACTCAGAAGCTGCAGCCTTACCCCCGGAGCCCTGTGCCTCCCCTGCCACGCTTAACAACAGTCCTTCACTGTTAAATGGCAGCCAGGCTGCACCCTCATCTCCCGACCCTATCGTGCCTTGTAGTTCCCCTCATCCCAAGCAAGCCAATGAGTCCGACAGCCCTCAGATTGACTGTGAGAGAAACTGCACGACCGAGGAAGCTGCCGAGGCCGTGCTGTCCCGGGAACCCGAGATGGAGGTAGAGGTGGACGTTGTTGGGGATGCCGCCCAGGCTCAGGACGAGCTCGCAAGAGAGGAGAGCACCAACGGCGGCTTTCAGGCTGATCCGCAGGACCCTTCTGATAACTGCTCGAATATCTCAGGAGAAACGGTGGTGCTGACTGCCTCCCAGCTGCCTGCGGAGCCCCCCTCCTTCACAGAGCCTCAAGAACACAGATACACCCTGAGGACTTCACCGCGCCGCGCTGCCTTTGGTAGTGGGCTCAAAGCCAGCTCCCCCAAACCCAGTTCCCCGCACATAGACAATGGTTCGCTGAAGGAGGAGTCCACGCCGGTTCCTCTTTCCTCTGAGGACACCAGCCATAAAGACCTTCACCATCATGCACTGGGGTTTTCTAGCAAGGCAGACAATGAACTCTCAGAGAAAGCAGGGGTCAGTGGAGAGGTCGGAGTGTCAGATAGTAGAGTTTCGAGATCCACCAAAGAGCTGCTGGCCACTCAGGctgaggaagatgaagaggaagaggaggatccGGATGTCTACTATTTTGAGTCTGATCACTTGGCTCTCAAACACAACAAAGA TTATCAGAGGTTGCTCCAGACCATCAGTGTACTGGAGGCCCAGCGAACCCAAGCCATCCTGGACCTGGAGACACTGGCACGGCATCAGAAGGAAGCCCTGTCTGACCCCATCGTCTTTGTGGACCAGCTACAGAAACGG GTGGAGATGGGTCTGCCTCGGCCTCAGAGAGTAGTCCAGCTCCCGGACATTGCATGGGACCAATACACCTCAGGCCGTGGTGACTTTGAACGGGAGTTCTGTGACAAGAAGCGCAAAACACGACAGTTGCAGTTAATCTTTGACAAAG TGGGGTTGCCTGCTCGACCAAAAAGTCCTGTGGATTCCAAGAAGGAGGGTGACTCCTCATCTGTCTACTCCTCCTCCCTGCCGTCAAGTGACGGTCCAGAACACAGCATGTCCAGTAGCAGAGCTCAG ATGATTAGAGGGAGGCTGTACAACCAGAACAAACCCGACACCTTCAACCAGCTGTGGACTGTTGAAGAGCAG GTTGCTAGCAgggtacagaaatattttataaaactgaCAAAGGCTGGTATACCAGTGCCAGGCAGGACACCCAATGTGTGCATGTACAGTAAAAAG GCCTCTAGTAAGCGACAGCACCACCTCAATAAACACCTGTACAGGCCCTCGACATTCCTCACCTCGTACGAGCCGCCAGTCTACATGGATGATGAGGACGAGCGCTCCCACTTCTTCAACAGCCTCCAGGATAATGGAGCGGATGATTCG GATGAGGAAGGGGTTCCAGTGGAGCTGAGGCACCTGCCGGAGTATAAGGAGCTACTGGAGCTGAAGAAACTAAAGAAACAGAAACTACAGGAGATCCAGGCTGAGAGCGCTCTCACGCAGCACGTTGGCTATAAG TGTGACATGTGTGGCATGGAGCCCATCCAGGGAGTACGGTGGCACTGTCAGGACTGTCCGCAGGACAACGCTGTGGACTTCTGCAGTTCCTGCTCTGACTG TTTGTTCAAAACGGAGACCCACAAGCCCACACACAGACTAGAGCCGGTCTGCCAGGCCGAAACCTTCCTGGACAAAGACTACTGCTTACCG
- the usp33 gene encoding ubiquitin carboxyl-terminal hydrolase 33 has translation MSGASSNDCPHLECVGEITKEELIQKSHGQCQDCKVGGPNLWACLENGCSYVGCGESHEDHSTVHSQETRHNLTVNLTTLRVWCYACTKEVFLERKLGPHAQLPSVAKPISPVQTPSPEPKAPGSPTSLRVPPAGTCDDLDMETEEEDELRTRGLTGLKNIGNTCYMNAALQALSNCPPLTQFFLDCGGLVKTDKKPALCKSYQKLITDLWHKNRNSYVVPTNLFQGIKAVNPMFRGYSQQDSQEFLRCLMDQLHEELKEPIPEPEDPNQAVAMDDSPDEENHSQSDDFQSCESCGSSDRADSEGPRVPEDINEAEMLISEQNQNNRDWQKEKNLINNLYRAGSHGDLDKDVDTTNESRPIISSQGAIKAQGRNSDSNPEIQVSSSIRPHSPSGNEGVASRLSSSPPKSSMWQNLSATHKKVPSFTPPKSKRQRKYHSIISEVFDGTIVSSVQCLTCDRVSVTLENFQDISLPIPGKEDLAKLHSSSHQTALVKAGSCGEAYAPQGWIAFDMEYIKSWFWGPVVTLQDCLAAFFARDELKGDNMYSCEKCKKLRNGVKFCKVQSLPEILCIHLKRFRHELMFSTKISTHVSFPLEGLEMQPFLAKDCPAQTTTYDLLSVICHHGTASSGHYIAYCRNELNQLWYEFDDQSVTEVSESCVQNAEAYVLFYKKSNEETQKERRKVTSLLNMMEPSLLQFYISRQWLNKFKTFAEPGPISNHDFLCTHGGIPPNKASSVDDLVMMLPQNVWDHLYSRYGGGPAVNHLYVCHTCQNEIEKLEKRRKNELDMFVRLNKAFQEEESPVVIYCISMQWFREWEGFVKGKDIDLPGPIDNSKIAVNKNGHITLKPGADSGQISEETWNFLHSIHGGGPVVTVRPSVSHQEAETSQAEEKIEVETRSV, from the exons ATGTCTGGAGCTTCAAGCAATGATTGTCCACACTTGGAGTGTGTGGGGGAGATCACCAAGGAAGAACTCATCCAGAAGTCTCAT ggTCAGTGTCAGGACTGCAAAGTCGGGGGACCAAACCTTTGGGCTTGTCTAGAG AATGGCTGTTCATATGTTGGCTGTGGGGAATCACATGAGGACCACAGCACCGTCCACTCTCAG GAAACGCGGCACAACCTGACGGTGAATCTGACCACTTTGAGAGTGTGGTGCTACGCCTGTACTAAGGAGGTTTTCCTGGAAAGAAAACTGGGTCCACACGCACAATTGCCCAGCGTTGCCAAGCCCATCTCCCCAGTACAGACTCCCAGCCCG GAGCCCAAAGCTCCTGGCAGTCCCACCTCACTGAGAGTTCCTCCAGCAGGAACCTGTGATGACCTGGATATGGAAACTGAGGAGGAGGACGAACTGAGGACCAGAG GTCTCACTGGACTGAAGAACATTGGCAATACCTGCTACATGAACGCAGCTCTCCAGGCGCTTTCAAACTG TCCTCCACTGACGCAGTtttttctggactgtggtggtCTGGTGAAGACAGACAAAAAGCCAGCGCTATGCAAAAGCTATCAGAAACTCATCACAGATCTTTGGCACAAAAACAG GAACTCCTATGTTGTTCCTACAAATCTATTCCAGGGCATTAAGGCCGTAAACCCAATGTTTCGTGGTTATTCCCAACAG GACTCCCAGGAGTTCCTGCGTTGTCTGATGGACCAACTTCACGAGGAGCTCAAAGAGCCCATTCCTGAACCCGAGGACCCAAACCAGGCTGTGGCCATGGATGACAGTCCCGACGAGGAAAaccacagccaatcagatgacTTCCAGTCCTGCGAGTCTTGCGGCAGCAGCGACCGTGCTGATAGCGAAGGCCCCAGAGTCCCAGAAGACATCAATGAAGCTGAGATGCTGATTTCAGAGCAGAACCAAAACAACAGAGACTGGCAGAAAGAGAAGAATCTTATCAACAATCTGTACCGTGCCGGTTCCCATGGCGACCTGGATAAAGATGTGGACACAACCAATGAGTCAAGGCCAATTATCAGCAGCCAAGGAGCCATTAAAGCACAGGGCCGAAATTCTG ATTCAAACCCTGAAATCCAGGTCAGCAGTTCCATCAGACCACACAGTCCCAGTGGAAATGAGGGCGTCGCATCTAGACTGTCCAGCAGTCCCCCCAAATCCTCAATGTGGCAAAACCTGAGTGCTACTCACAAGAAAG TACCCTCGTTCACCCCACCAAAGAGCAAGCGGCAGAGGAAATATCACAGCATCATCTCTGAAGTGTTCGACGGCACCATTGTCAGCTCAGTTCAGTGCCTGACCTGTGACAGG GTTTCGGTGACTTTGGAGAACTTCCAGGACATCTCTCTGCCCATCCCAGGGAAAGAGGACCTCGCCAAGCTGCACTCTTCCTCCCACCAGACGGCTCTAGTCAAGGCTGGTTCGTGTGGAGAAGCCTACGCCCCTCAAGGCTGGATTGCTTTCGACATGGAATATATCAAGAG TTGGTTCTGGGGGCCTGTGGTCACGCTGCAGGACTGTCTGGCTGCCTTTTTTGCAAGGGATGAACTaaaag GCGACAACATGTACAGCTGTGAAAAATGCAAGAA GTTACGGAATGGCGTCAAATTCTGCAAAGTTCAGAGTTTACCAGAG ATTCTGTGCATTCACCTCAAGCGCTTCAGACATGAACTTATGTTCTCCACCAAAATCAGCACTCATGTGTCCTTCCCTTTGGAAGGCCTCGAAATGCAGCCCTTCCTGGCCAAGGACTGCCCCGCCCAGACCACCACCTATGACCTGCTGTCAGTCATCTGTCACCACGGCACTGCCAGCA GTGGCCACTATATTGCCTATTGTCGGAACGAGCTGAACCAGCTGTGGTACGAGTTTGACGACCAGAGCGTTACGGAGGTGTCTGAGTCCTGTGTTCAAAACGCTGAGGCATATGTGCTCTTTTACAA GAAGAGCAACGAAGAGACTCAGAAGGAGAGGCGGAAGGTGACCAGTCTGCTCAACATGATGGAGCCAAGCCTCCTGCAGTTCTACATCTCCCGCCAGTGGCTGAACAAGTTCAAAACCTTCGCTGAGCCAGGACCCATCTCCAACCATGACTTCCTGTGTACCCACGGAG GAATTCCACCAAATAAAGCCTCATCCGTTGATGATCTTGTTATGATGCTTCCCCAAAATGTATGGGACCATCTGTATAGCAG GTACGGAGGCGGCCCGGCTGTCAATCACTTGTATGTCTGCCACACCTGCCAGAACGAGATCGAGAAGCTGGAAAAACGGCGCAAGAATGAGCTGGACATGTTTGTTCGG CTCAATAAGGCATTTCAGGAGGAGGAGTCTCCTGTGGTGATATACTGTATCAGCATGCAGTGGTTCCGGGAATGGGAAGGCTTTGTCAAAGGCAAGGACATCG ACCTGCCAGGACCAATTGACAACTCCAAGattgctgtaaataaaaatggacaCATCACATTAAAACCAG GTGCCGATTCGGGTCAGATATCTGAAGAGACCTGGAACTTCCTCCATTCCATTCACGGGGGAGGGCCGGTGGTGACCGTGCGGCCCAGTGTCAGCCATCAGGAGGCCGAAACTTCCCAGGCAGAGGAGAAGATCGAAGTGGAGACGCGCTCGGTGTAG